One window from the genome of Pseudonocardia hierapolitana encodes:
- a CDS encoding UDP-N-acetylmuramoyl-L-alanyl-D-glutamate--2,6-diaminopimelate ligase — protein MRPVTLDVLGAAIGVPAGGAATVTGVTLRASDVRHGDLFAALPGSRAHGADYAAVAVAGGAVAVLTDPDGTRRPALAGVPLLVHPRPREVLGAVAALVHGDPTAHLRVLGVTGTSGKTTTAHLLEAGLAAARRTAGLIGTVGTRIDGRRLPTALTTPEAPDLQALFAVMAEDGVTDVAMEVSSHALTMGRVAGTRFAVAAFTNLSQDHLDFHRDMEDYFEAKATLFDGRAEHAVVCVDDEWGRRLAARTPGAVTVSTTGPAAWRAVDARTGPDGTQSFTALAPDGAQVPVRLQLPGAFNVANAAVALACLDAVGVPAAVAADGFAGVEVPGRMQRIEEGQQFLAIVDYAHKPGAVAALLDALRPQVTGRLIVVLGCGGDRDRGKRPLMGAAAAARAELLIVTDDNPRSEDPAAIRAEMMAGAEAEPRAGDLMEIGDRRAAIAAAVAYAKPGDAVVVAGKGHETGQEVMGVKHPFDDAAELAVALQGTR, from the coding sequence GTGCGCCCGGTGACGCTCGACGTCCTCGGGGCGGCCATCGGGGTGCCGGCGGGCGGCGCGGCGACCGTCACCGGGGTCACGCTCCGGGCGTCCGACGTGCGCCACGGTGACCTGTTCGCCGCCCTTCCCGGCTCCCGTGCGCACGGGGCCGACTACGCCGCCGTCGCCGTCGCCGGGGGAGCGGTGGCGGTGCTGACCGATCCGGACGGCACCCGGCGGCCCGCGCTCGCCGGCGTCCCGCTGCTCGTGCACCCGCGCCCGCGCGAGGTGCTCGGCGCCGTGGCCGCGCTCGTCCACGGCGACCCGACGGCGCACCTGCGCGTGCTCGGCGTCACCGGCACCAGCGGCAAGACCACCACGGCGCACCTGCTGGAGGCCGGGCTCGCGGCCGCGCGCCGGACGGCCGGGCTGATCGGCACCGTCGGCACGCGGATCGACGGCCGCCGCCTGCCCACCGCGCTCACCACGCCGGAGGCGCCGGACCTGCAGGCGCTGTTCGCGGTGATGGCCGAGGACGGCGTCACCGACGTGGCGATGGAGGTGTCCAGCCACGCGCTCACCATGGGCCGGGTGGCAGGCACCCGCTTCGCGGTCGCGGCCTTCACGAACCTGTCGCAGGACCACCTGGACTTCCACCGCGACATGGAGGACTACTTCGAGGCCAAGGCCACGCTCTTCGACGGGCGGGCCGAGCACGCGGTCGTGTGCGTCGACGACGAATGGGGGCGGCGGCTCGCCGCGAGGACGCCGGGGGCGGTCACCGTGTCCACCACGGGTCCCGCGGCCTGGCGGGCGGTCGACGCGCGCACGGGCCCCGACGGCACGCAGTCGTTCACCGCACTCGCTCCCGACGGCGCGCAGGTGCCGGTGCGGCTGCAGCTGCCCGGCGCGTTCAACGTCGCCAACGCCGCGGTGGCGCTCGCGTGCCTCGACGCGGTGGGCGTGCCCGCCGCGGTGGCGGCCGACGGCTTCGCCGGGGTGGAGGTACCCGGGCGGATGCAACGGATCGAGGAGGGCCAGCAGTTCCTCGCGATCGTCGACTACGCCCACAAGCCGGGCGCCGTGGCCGCGCTGCTCGACGCGCTGCGCCCGCAGGTGACGGGCAGGCTGATCGTCGTGCTCGGCTGCGGCGGCGACCGGGACCGCGGCAAGCGGCCGTTGATGGGTGCCGCTGCCGCGGCGCGCGCGGAGCTGCTGATCGTCACCGACGACAACCCGCGCTCCGAGGACCCGGCCGCGATCCGCGCCGAGATGATGGCCGGCGCGGAGGCCGAGCCGCGGGCGGGTGACCTGATGGAGATCGGCGACCGGAGGGCGGCGATCGCCGCCGCCGTGGCGTACGCGAAGCCGGGGGACGCCGTGGTCGTCGCAGGTAAGGGGCACGAGACGGGCCAGGAGGTCATGGGCGTCAAGCACCCCTTCGACGACGCCGCGGAGCTGGCCGTGGCGCTGCAGGGCACGCGGTGA
- a CDS encoding peptidoglycan D,D-transpeptidase FtsI family protein → MLLVAVLAIATLKLVVVQTVEAGELRAASQRQSTTNIRLPAERGAILDRTGEPIAFSVDARALVTNPRMIAQTRGADAPRYAAEMAAAIAQATGQDQNELANLLTSDRGYVVLAKLVTPDVARTLRERFPELAEERREDRQYPGGTLAANVIGAATWNSDERKLTGRVGLESSQDNLLAGFEGLRVVDTAEDSNAVIPGSTRFERAAVQGSDLQLTIDSDLQYTVQQALTDYVQRTGADATSSAVVLDAHTAEVLAMANGQTFDPRDLSQAAPGQLGNTAVQYTFEPGSVNKVITMAAALEDGLATPNDVLTVPGSIRVADRTIRDSWDHGTERYTLTGVLAKSSNVGTIMTAQKVGEARFADMLARFGLGQRTGVGLPGEEPGQVPPRESWSGSTFGNLPIGQGLTVTTLQMAGILQTVANDGVRVPPRIVASTTGPDGVKVTPPAPEPVRVISPQTAATLRTMLTAVTQDARGQRGTGHQAAVPGYVVAGKTGTAQQVDPACGCYSSQLHWINFAGMLPAENPRYIIAIMLDAPDPGTSAAPLFHDIATYLAQRERLPVSDQPPPVQTLQVP, encoded by the coding sequence GTGCTGCTCGTGGCGGTGCTGGCGATCGCGACGCTCAAGCTCGTGGTCGTCCAGACCGTCGAGGCTGGTGAGCTGCGGGCCGCTTCGCAGCGCCAGTCCACCACGAACATCCGGCTGCCGGCCGAGCGCGGCGCGATCCTGGACCGCACCGGCGAACCGATCGCGTTCAGCGTGGACGCCCGCGCCCTCGTCACCAACCCGCGGATGATCGCCCAGACCCGCGGCGCCGACGCCCCCCGCTACGCGGCGGAGATGGCCGCCGCGATCGCGCAGGCCACCGGGCAGGACCAGAACGAGCTCGCGAACCTGCTCACGAGCGACCGCGGCTACGTCGTACTCGCCAAGCTCGTCACCCCCGACGTCGCGCGCACCCTCCGGGAGCGGTTCCCCGAGCTCGCGGAGGAGCGGCGCGAGGACCGCCAGTACCCCGGCGGCACCCTCGCCGCGAACGTCATCGGCGCCGCCACCTGGAACTCCGACGAGCGCAAGCTCACCGGCCGCGTGGGCCTCGAGAGCTCGCAGGACAACCTGCTCGCAGGCTTCGAAGGGCTGCGCGTCGTCGACACCGCCGAGGACTCGAACGCCGTCATCCCGGGCAGCACCCGGTTCGAGCGGGCGGCCGTTCAGGGCTCCGACCTGCAGCTCACCATCGACTCCGACCTGCAGTACACCGTGCAGCAGGCGCTCACGGACTACGTGCAGCGCACGGGGGCGGACGCGACGTCATCGGCCGTGGTGCTCGACGCGCACACCGCCGAGGTACTGGCCATGGCGAACGGCCAGACGTTCGACCCGCGGGACCTCTCCCAGGCGGCGCCGGGCCAGCTGGGCAACACCGCCGTGCAGTACACCTTCGAGCCGGGGTCGGTGAACAAGGTCATCACGATGGCCGCGGCGCTGGAGGACGGCCTCGCCACGCCGAACGACGTGCTGACGGTGCCGGGCAGCATCCGCGTCGCCGACCGCACGATCCGCGACTCGTGGGACCACGGCACGGAGCGGTACACGCTCACCGGCGTGCTGGCCAAGTCGTCGAACGTCGGCACGATCATGACGGCGCAGAAGGTGGGGGAGGCGCGCTTCGCCGACATGCTGGCCCGCTTCGGTCTCGGCCAGCGCACCGGCGTGGGCCTGCCCGGTGAGGAGCCGGGGCAGGTGCCGCCGCGGGAGTCGTGGTCCGGCTCGACGTTCGGGAACCTGCCGATCGGGCAAGGCCTCACGGTCACCACGTTGCAGATGGCCGGGATCCTGCAGACCGTCGCGAACGACGGGGTGCGGGTGCCGCCGCGGATCGTCGCGAGCACGACGGGGCCGGACGGCGTGAAGGTCACCCCGCCTGCGCCAGAGCCCGTGCGGGTCATCTCGCCCCAGACGGCCGCCACCCTGCGGACGATGCTCACCGCGGTCACCCAGGACGCGCGCGGCCAGCGCGGCACCGGCCACCAGGCCGCCGTCCCCGGGTACGTCGTGGCCGGGAAGACCGGCACCGCGCAGCAGGTGGACCCGGCGTGCGGCTGCTACTCCTCGCAGCTGCACTGGATCAACTTCGCGGGGATGCTGCCGGCCGAGAACCCGCGCTACATCATCGCGATCATGCTCGACGCCCCCGACCCGGGTACGAGCGCGGCACCGCTGTTCCACGACATCGCCACCTACCTCGCACAGCGCGAGCGGCTGCCGGTGAGCGACCAGCCGCCGCCGGTGCAGACCTTGCAGGTGCCCTAA